The Engraulis encrasicolus isolate BLACKSEA-1 chromosome 24, IST_EnEncr_1.0, whole genome shotgun sequence DNA window tgtgtgtgtgtgtgtgtgtgtgtgtgtgtgtgtgtgtgtgtgtgtgtgtgtgtgtgtgtgtgtgtgtgtgtgtgtgtgtgtgagagggagagagaaggaaggggtgatagagagtgtgtgtttaagagagagagagagtgactgagagagtgagtgagagagtgagtgagagagagactgagagagagactgagagagagagagagagagagagagagagagagagtgagagagagagagagagagagagagagagtgtgtgtgtgtgtgtgtgtgtgtgtgtgtgtgtgtgtgtgtgtgcatgtgtctgtgtgtgccagagTACGATGGGAGAGGTGTGACCGACgtcaacaacacaaaaacagaggAAATGACTACAATCTCAAAAATTAAAACATAGTAATATTTATTACTAAACACTGCTTTCACATCCCACCAAACATTTCATAAAATGCAGTCCTAATACCAAAAAACCCTTAGAACTTGATTGATGTTTTGAAATTTAGTCAAAACATTTTGCTTAAGTAAACCTCCCTTAATTTCATAAAATGCAGTCCTAAGACTAAAAACCCTTAGAACTTGATTAATGTTTTGAAATTTTGTCAAAACATTTCGCTTACGCAAACTTCTCTGCAAATCATGGCAAAATAATGTCCACGAATATTTAGTTATATTATCCTTAAAAAGGCTGGTAATTGTTTAGTCAAGAAAGACAATTTAAAAACACACAACAGTGCAAACGTCAAGTGAGGCGTTTTCACATTAAATGGattcaaaagacaaaaaaaaaagacaacagcgTAAACATCAAGAGGGGTGTTTTCACATTAAAtggattaaaaacaaacaaaaagtaaaaaaacaaagaaaaaaaaacactgcactgAAGTCTTTCAGTCAATAAGAGCGGAGAGTGACATACTTTGCGTCCCTTTTCTGCCCCTGGTGACACCGACTCGTGATGTCATCGGGGAGGCGAAGACAGTTAGTGCCAGCCTTTCGCGTTTCAGATCAGCAGGGGTTGGGGCTTTGGGTCGGGATGGGAGACCTTCCCTTTCCTGCTCCACCACACGctcttcaccaccaccatcatcaacgccgccgccgccgccatcatcatcatcattagcagCCTTcgtcctctgtctgtctttgcgaCCAGAAGCCgaccgttgctgctgctgcttgccgACAGGCTTGCGGCGCGGAGTTCTCTTTAGCTTGCTACTGGAACAGGGCTCGTCCTCATGAGATGGGCCGTCGAGTGCCGACGTCGTGTCTGCCAAGACGTCGGCGGCCTTCACGGGAGCGTGTCTGTGCCTCTTACTCGTCGTCTCCTCACTTCCGCTCTTCCTCCTCTTGCGCTTGAAAGGCTTAACCGTCTGCTCGAAGGGGGAAAAGAGGTCGCTTTCTGGCAGGAAGTCCAGGCAGAAGGTCTTGCGCCGCGACGAGGGCTTCTCGCTGGATGAGAAATAGTCCTCAAACGCGCCGTCCTCGTCGTTTCCCCCTTTTTCGGCTGGCGAACGCCTCGTTGAACACTTTGAGATTTTCTTCAATGCGGACACAGCTGAAGGCGGTTTTGTCGGCTGCCTAGCAGCTTCAGGGCAGGAGAGTGTCCTGTCTTTTACGGCCTTCCTAATCACAGGTAGAACGGGAGATGTGGAGGTCCGTTTGGCGTTACCACCATCCATCATTTCAGTCCAAGTCTCACTAACAAGACTGTCGGTTTTAGTCCGAGTCTCTGTAAAGTTTGGCGAGCCCCTCAATGGCGTTTCCTCAACAACGCTCCAGTCATCGCCAGGAGGTGTCAGTTTCAATTCACCCTCGTGTACAGAGGACTTTCTAGAAGACGTTTCTCCATCACTGCTGAAAGTGTCATTAACCATCACAGTGTGTTGTATCTCTTTGGGGAGTGTGGGGGAAAAATAGCTGTCCAATGAGTTCTGTTTTGTGGAGCGGCGCTTTGCAGGCGTTTTGCTGCGGCCCTTGCGATTGGACGAGGACGGAGCTTTGGAACCTGACGATGTCGTggaggttgctgctgctgctgagcttCCCTGGGGCGTGGTTCCGGACAGTGGAGTGGAGGCGAGCAGCTtgcgggtgtgtgagtgtgtgtgtgggttcttcttcttctcctgtgagggggcgatggaggaggaggaggaggagagggagaggccaaGGCCAGAGTAGTCGCTCCTGGAGGCGCTCAGGCACAGCAGCTGCTGCTGCCCCCCCTCCGCTGCCCCCCCAGAGTGCTGCGCGCCGGCGtcgggggtggaggagaggcccAGACGTGAAGCAGACGAGTCGTCATCAGATTCTTCTTCTGTGGAAATGCAGAAATTACAATCAGAAAACATCAATCATAATCATCAACCATTCCAAGCAATTAACTactgattacttttttttttactgataaaTCACAAGCTGACCATGTGCTTAAGCTTCTTATTGTGTGATTGTATGATTTCATTACTTGTCTACTCAATTGCCATTAGTTTCCACTGAGTTGCATCAGCCCATTttatttttgaatactaaggagggcattgtctcatgatgaggtcaaggtggcgCTTGTTCAAGTAGGTCAAGAACCAGAGTGCAACAGTTTCAAAATCAATATGGTAATGACACAAGTGATTGGCACATTTTCATCATCCGTCTTTGAGAcgagaaagctcccgcacactgttcacatttggaGCATTTTACTGGCAACGTTTCAGTCTATTGACCAAATGTCGCAAGTAAAATGCTGCAAAtcgtgaacagtgtgcgggagctttctcaTCTCAACATTGGTGACACAGTGGTTCCACTCCTATGCACCTGGCCTAAGGAGGtgtggaagaaaaaagaaaaaaagccatCAATATGGTAGTAGTGATACGAGTGATTGGCACATGTTCATTACCCAGCATCTgcaagaaggatgaggaggaggggggagtgcTCCCAATGGCAGGCTTCAAGGAACCCTCGTGACACATGGACTCCACCATCTGGGAGGCTGAAAAGACAAGTACGTACATAAGCAGCAGTTGACATgaacatacactcaccggccactacatgtCCGACTGCTCATTGACACAAATTTCTACATCAACCAATtacatggtggcaactcgatgAGTTGGACAGGTAGACATGGTCAAAACGATGTGCTGCCGTTCAAATCAAGCATTGGAATGGGAGGGAACAgtgatttaagtgactttgaacGTGGCATGGTTGTTGGGGTCAGACAGGCTGATATGACAAATTCAGAAACTGCTGATTGACTATTCACACATATCTAGCGCGCATGAGTACAGCAACCGAAAATGCCATGGTGAAAGCCAGAGGTCCAAGGAGAATGACCAGATTCATTTGAGCTGATAGAAAGACAATAGTAACTCAAATAATCAtttgggggggcgctgtggcgcagcgcactaagaccccacgtttgggcttgcatgcccacggggacccctctTCAAGTCAGGCCAGGGTcacttcctgatcctcccctgtctctctgtcccacttgcttcctgtcaccatctcagactgtcctatcaaaaataaaggcattaaaagcccctaaaaatatattttaaaaaaataaataaaaaaatataaaaaataaatcatttgcaacaaccaaggtatgcataagagcaTCTCTGAAAGCATAGCACGTCTAACCTTGAGGCAAATGAGCTACAGCAGCAGACCACAACGGCTGCCACCTCTGTCAGCTAagaagtgtgtgagcgtgtgtgtgtgtgtgtgtgtgtgtgtgtgtgtgtgtgtgtgtgtgtgggtgtgtgtctgttgagcgtgtttatgggtgtgtggagtgcgagtgtgtgtgtgtgtgtgtgtgtgtgtgtgtgtgtgtgtgtgtgtgtgtgtgtgtgtgtgtgtgtgtgtgtgtgtgtgtgtgtgtgtgtgtgtgtgttgagcgtgcGTTACggtgtgtattgagtgtgtgtgtgtgtgtgtgtgtgtgtgtgtgtgtgtgtgtgtgtgtgtgtgtgtgtgttgagcgtgagcgtgagcgtgtgtgtgtgttgagcgtgcGTTACggtgtgtattgagtgtgtgtgtgtgcgtgtgcgtgtgttagtgtgcgcgtgcgtgagtgtgtgcgacgTGTTGAGCCGCGGCCAGCCATACCTGTAGGAGAGAGGTTCTCCCTCTGTTCCCTCATCTCCCTGAGCCTCTCTGCCATGGCCTCCgccatgcgcctgtgtgtgtgtgtgtgtgtgtgtgtgtgtgtgtgtgtgtgtgtgtgtgtacctgtaggagAGAGGTTCTCCCTCTGTTCCCTCATCTCCCTGAGCCTCTCTGCCATGGCCTCCGCACGCCGTAGAGACGGGCTGTAGATGATGCCGTTCTCCTCGTCAATGATCAGCGGAGACCAGGTGGGCACTAGAAGAAGAACAATAATagtaattagggatgcaaacgattaatcgattaatcgactttaatcgatcaatgcattaatcgattaaaaaaaacattcatcgcaattaatcgacaattccactgacaagagatccaggtgaaatgggcatgtgaagagtgtgtgtgaagagtggcgtgaatagtgggaatatttaaatcacctttggattaaagaattgaaatagaattaatttaaatgtggtattttatctcactttttaattaaaaattttaAACTTGGTAGTTTTAtattcgagaaacattgagatttcggggggaaacgttgcttatcaattaatcgtaagtcgatcgataaggctatcaactaatgattaatgaattaatcgataatttgcatccctaatagtaATAATAAGTTTCAGATAGTGCGGTTCATGagacccaaggtcgctttacaaaaggagatggggcaagagaaatagaggggagaagagaggaggaggagtagaagtggagttggggggcagggtggttaaggaccataggcctcagtgaatacaTGTGATTTCAGGAGCTTTTTGAACGTAGGAGGCCTGGTGGATATGGAGAGGCATCAATCAATTAATACCACTCGATCAATATTATTTCTATAGCTGGCACACTATCATACATAAccgtcattcaatgtgctaaagagtaaagaaagagaaatagaagaaaaacacatcacactatactacatactgtacatatgaacacacatgcgtgcacaaacgttttggatgaaactttgtggagttgctggaaatgacaaaaggaacaagtgattaaacttTGGTGGTGATCCGCATCACAATCCTGAACCAGGATTTTTTCAAAAAGATTCTTCAGAATGtcattgtcaaatgttctatcaaacagcttcc harbors:
- the mcph1 gene encoding microcephalin isoform X1, coding for MAERLREMREQRENLSPTASQMVESMCHEGSLKPAIGSTPPSSSSFLQMLEEESDDDSSASRLGLSSTPDAGAQHSGGAAEGGQQQLLCLSASRSDYSGLGLSLSSSSSSIAPSQEKKKNPHTHSHTRKLLASTPLSGTTPQGSSAAAATSTTSSGSKAPSSSNRKGRSKTPAKRRSTKQNSLDSYFSPTLPKEIQHTVMVNDTFSSDGETSSRKSSVHEGELKLTPPGDDWSVVEETPLRGSPNFTETRTKTDSLVSETWTEMMDGGNAKRTSTSPVLPVIRKAVKDRTLSCPEAARQPTKPPSAVSALKKISKCSTRRSPAEKGGNDEDGAFEDYFSSSEKPSSRRKTFCLDFLPESDLFSPFEQTVKPFKRKRRKSGSEETTSKRHRHAPVKAADVLADTTSALDGPSHEDEPCSSSKLKRTPRRKPVGKQQQQRSASGRKDRQRTKAANDDDDGGGGGVDDGGGEERVVEQEREGLPSRPKAPTPADLKRERLALTVFASPMTSRVGVTRGRKGTQTLGRGSKNAPEGLRDSSAEMFSCQGGAKDKNVKSKRTLVMTSMPTEKQHTVLQVVKSLGGFSVVDAVCETTTHVVAGSPRRTLNILLGIARGCWVVSYEWILWCLEHRQWIPEEPYELSDHFPAAPICRLQQHLSAGEHQQDLFQGLPPMFVSPLVQPPRPSLQELIALCGGAVCQSVRQAGIFIGEYRGRKPEGARSLSEQWILDCVTHLKRLPFEDYNLEYQCP
- the mcph1 gene encoding microcephalin isoform X2, with product MPGINASTMAKPPSTILKGVVAFVDVWSTSKRENFSDGFITQLTEMGAKVSKTLNKHVTHVIFKHGHQSTWRKAEKMGLKLVSVLWVDRCKNEGQHIEESLCPALNEESKSVLVNKRTHKCMQPRDAPARTPENDKRLKKKLEKMMEKMVPSSPVVPTWSPLIIDEENGIIYSPSLRRAEAMAERLREMREQRENLSPTASQMVESMCHEGSLKPAIGSTPPSSSSFLQMLEEESDDDSSASRLGLSSTPDAGAQHSGGAAEGGQQQLLCLSASRSDYSGLGLSLSSSSSSIAPSQEKKKNPHTHSHTRKLLASTPLSGTTPQGSSAAAATSTTSSGSKAPSSSNRKGRSKTPAKRRSTKQNSLDSYFSPTLPKEIQHTVMVNDTFSSDGETSSRKSSVHEGELKLTPPGDDWSVVEETPLRGSPNFTETRTKTDSLVSETWTEMMDGGNAKRTSTSPVLPVIRKAVKDRTLSCPEAARQPTKPPSAVSALKKISKCSTRRSPAEKGGNDEDGAFEDYFSSSEKPSSRRKTFCLDFLPESDLFSPFEQTVKPFKRKRRKSGSEETTSKRHRHAPVKAADVLADTTSALDGPSHEDEPCSSSKLKRTPRRKPVGKQQQQRSASGRKDRQRTKAANDDDDGGGGGVDDGGGEERVVEQEREGLPSRPKAPTPADLKRERLALTVFASPMTSRVGVTRGRKGTQTLGRGSKNAPEGLRDSSAEMFSCQGGAKDKNVKSKRTLVMTSMPTEKQHTVLQVVKSLGGFSVVDAVCETTTHVVAGSPRRTLNILLGIARGCWVVSYEWILWCLEHRQWIPEEPYELSDHFPAAPICRLQQHLSAGEHQQDLFQGLPPMFVSPLVQPPRPSLQELIALCGGAVCQSVRQAGIFIGEYRGRKPEGARSLSEQWILDCVTHLKRLPFEDYNLEYQCP